A stretch of DNA from bacterium:
GATGTCAAAAAGCTTTCCGACCTGAGCAATGACCAATTGCTCCAGCTCTACGGCCTTTACAAGCAGGCGACCGAAGGTGACGTTCACGGACCCAAGCCTGGGATGCTCGACCTGAAAGGGAAGGCCAAATACTCCGCTTGGGAGAAGCAGAAGGGGAAGAGCGCGGAGAAGGCGATGAGCGCTTACGTTAGTTTGGTGAAGAAGCTGGCTTCTTGACGGGCTCGGTGCTGGTGCTGGCGGTGGGGTTGGGGTTGGTATTGGTGTTGGTGTTGGTGCTGGCTTTGGTGTTCTTGCCCGGTCGGGGTCCGGGGGGTGGGGATCTCCCTCAAAAATCTGCCCGGTCGGGCTACTCAGTCCGAGAAATCCGCTTCGCCATAAAACTTAGGGTCTTCCTTCGTCAGCCCCTAAGTTTTTGGCTCCGACGGATTTCTCGGCCTTCCTACGCCCTCCCTCCTGCAGAGATATTTTGAGAGAGATCCCCACCCCCCGGACCCCGACCTACCGCTGTGCTGCTGACCTTGTTTGCCCGAGATGTTCTGGGCCGAACGGGTGGCCGGGTGGGGATGCAGACCGGACAGGACCCGTTCAGGGCCAGCCACAAAGTTCCTTTGTAGACAAACGCGATATTCGATGTCGAATATCAGATATGGATCGGACCGCTGCCCAAGCCCAGGGCTGCTTCTTTCACGCCCTCGGATAAGGTCGGATGGGCGTGGCAGGTGCGGGCGATGTCCTCGGCGCTGGCCTTGAACTCGATGGCGAGCACCAACTCGGCGATCATGTCCGAAGCCCGCGGCCCCAAGATGTGGGCCCCGAGCAGGCGGTCGGTCTTCTTGTCGGCGATCAATTTGACGAAGCCTTCCTTCTCGCCCATCGCGATGGCCTTGGGCACCGCGGTGAAGGGATACTTGAAAGCCCGATATTCGATGCCCTTCTCCTTGACCTGCTCTTCGGTCAAGCCGACCGAGGCGACTTCGGGCCAAGTGTAGACCACGCTCGGAATCGCGTCGTAATTGACGTGGCCGGCTTGGCCGGCAAGACTCTCGACCACCGCCACGCCTTCCTCCATCGCCTTGTGAGCCAGCATCGGGCCGGCGATCACGTCGCCGACCGCGTAGACGCCGGCCAGCGAAGTCTGGAAATGGGAGTTCACGGCGATTCGCCCCCGCTCATCGAGCTTGATCCCGGCCTTATCGAGGCCCAGGCCCGAGGTGTTGGGCCGGCGGCCGACCGCGACCAGGACCACTTCGGCGTTGAGGGTTGAGGCCTTGCCGGCGGCGTCTTCGACTTCGACCTCGACGCCATCCTTCCCGACAGTCGCTTTCTTGACCTTGGTCGAGAGCTGAAAATTCATGCCTTGCTTGTGCAAGATCCGCTGGAAGGCCTTGCCGACCTCGAGATCCATCGCCGGGACGATTCGGTCGAGAGCTTCGAGCACGGTGACCTGGCTGCCGTAACGTAGATAGACCGAGCCCAGCTCTAGGCCGATGTAGCCGCCGCCGATGACGATCATGCTTTTGGGAACCTTGGGCAGGGCCAGGGCGCCGGTTGAGTCGACGATCGACTTTTGATCGATCTTCAAGCCCGGCAGCTCGATCGGGCTGCTGCCGCTGGCGATCAGGACGTTCTTGGCCTTGAGCAGGGTTTCTTCCTTGTTCTGGCGCACCGTCACCGAGCGGTCGGCGTTGACCTGGGCGGTGCCCAGGATGTGGTCGACCTTGTTCTTCTTGAAGAGGAAGGCGACCCCGCCGGTGAGCTGGCCGACGACTTGATCCTTTCGCTCCATGCACTTGGCCAAGTCGAGCGAGAGCTGACCGATCTGGACGCCGTGGTCCTTCAGCTTGTCCTTGGCTTGGGCGTAGAGCTCGGAGGATTCGAGCAGAGCCTTGGAGGGGATGCAGCCGACATTGAGGCAGGTTCCGCCCAGGCTGCGCTCTTTCTCGATGCAGGCGACTTTCAGGCCGAGCTGGGCCGCGCGGATGGCCGCGACGTAGCCGCCGGGCCCGGCGCCGATGACGATGAGGTCATAAGTGACTTCGGGAGCCATAGGGATTCCTTCGTTATAAACCGATGTCTTGGGCGGCCAGCAATTCGTCGATCTTCTCGACGCCTTCCTTGACCCTGACCAGGAAGCTCACCGCCTCCCGGCCGTCGATGATGCGGTGGTCGTAGGAGAGGGCCAGGTACATCATCGGGCGGATGACGACTTGGCCCTCGATGGCCACCGGCCGTTCTTGGATCTTGTGGAGGCCGAGGATGCCGGATTGGGGCATGTTGAGGATCGGGGTCGAAAGCAAGGAGCCGAAGACGCCGCCGTTGCTGACGGTGAAGGTGCCGCCGGTCATCTCGGCGATCGAGAGCTTCTTGTCCTTGGCCTTCTTGCTCAGCTCGTCGAGTTTCTTCTCGAAGCCGACCACGCCGATCTTGTCGGTATCGCGGATCACCGGCACGACCAAGCCGTTCTCGGTGCTCACCGCCACGCCCATGTCGACGAAGTCGCGGTAGATGATGTCCTCGCCGGTGAAAGTCGAGTTGACCAGCGGGTATTCCTTGAGGGCCTTGACGCAGGCCATGGCGAAGAGGCTGACCATGCCGAGGCCGACGCCATGCTTGGCTTTGAAGGCGTCCTTGAACTTCTTGCGAAAGTCCAGGACCTTGCTCATGTCGGCTTCATTGAAGGTGGTCAGGATGGCCGCGGTGTGTTGGGCCGCGACCAAATTTTGGGCGATGGTTCGGCGGATCCGGGAGGCCGGCTCGCGGCGCTCGCCGCGGCTCTCGTCGAGATGATAGCTGAAAACCGGGAGGTGGCTGCGGTTGTCGGCGACCGGCGCCGAAGGGGCCGGAGCGGTGGGCCGGATCGGCGTGACTTTGGCCGGGGCATTGCCGGCCTGCTGCACGTCTTCCTTGAGAATCCGGCCGTCCTTGCCGGTGCCGGCGAGGGTCGAGGTGTCGAGGCCTTTCTCGGCGGCCAGCTTGCGGGCCGAAGGGTGAACGATTGGCGCTTCGGCCGGCTTGGCCGCGGTG
This window harbors:
- a CDS encoding acyl-CoA-binding protein codes for the protein MSTKKEFDQALKDVKKLSDLSNDQLLQLYGLYKQATEGDVHGPKPGMLDLKGKAKYSAWEKQKGKSAEKAMSAYVSLVKKLAS
- the lpdA gene encoding dihydrolipoyl dehydrogenase produces the protein MAPEVTYDLIVIGAGPGGYVAAIRAAQLGLKVACIEKERSLGGTCLNVGCIPSKALLESSELYAQAKDKLKDHGVQIGQLSLDLAKCMERKDQVVGQLTGGVAFLFKKNKVDHILGTAQVNADRSVTVRQNKEETLLKAKNVLIASGSSPIELPGLKIDQKSIVDSTGALALPKVPKSMIVIGGGYIGLELGSVYLRYGSQVTVLEALDRIVPAMDLEVGKAFQRILHKQGMNFQLSTKVKKATVGKDGVEVEVEDAAGKASTLNAEVVLVAVGRRPNTSGLGLDKAGIKLDERGRIAVNSHFQTSLAGVYAVGDVIAGPMLAHKAMEEGVAVVESLAGQAGHVNYDAIPSVVYTWPEVASVGLTEEQVKEKGIEYRAFKYPFTAVPKAIAMGEKEGFVKLIADKKTDRLLGAHILGPRASDMIAELVLAIEFKASAEDIARTCHAHPTLSEGVKEAALGLGSGPIHI
- the odhB gene encoding 2-oxoglutarate dehydrogenase complex dihydrolipoyllysine-residue succinyltransferase; this encodes MKHEVIVPSAGESINEVFIGTWLKKTGDLVRKDEVLLDLETQKTTFEIQAEHSGRIEVLKPEAETRVRPGDVIAIIDDSVSVENGAGGGAPAKAEAKPAAAPVAAATATAAKPAEAPIVHPSARKLAAEKGLDTSTLAGTGKDGRILKEDVQQAGNAPAKVTPIRPTAPAPSAPVADNRSHLPVFSYHLDESRGERREPASRIRRTIAQNLVAAQHTAAILTTFNEADMSKVLDFRKKFKDAFKAKHGVGLGMVSLFAMACVKALKEYPLVNSTFTGEDIIYRDFVDMGVAVSTENGLVVPVIRDTDKIGVVGFEKKLDELSKKAKDKKLSIAEMTGGTFTVSNGGVFGSLLSTPILNMPQSGILGLHKIQERPVAIEGQVVIRPMMYLALSYDHRIIDGREAVSFLVRVKEGVEKIDELLAAQDIGL